One Campylobacter sputorum genomic window, AGAAGTTGTAAGGAATTTTGCATCAGTTATGAAAAAAGTCGATACTGGAGAATTAGGGCGAGTAATTATCGTAAAAAATAGCAAATTTCAAGCCGTGCTTCTTAGTATGAAAGAGTATGAAAGACTGCAAAATGCTGTTACTTTGCTAGAACAAATTTACTCTAATAGAAAAAGGGATGAAATTGGCAGTTAAAGAGATAAAATTTGGTTTTAAAAAATATAACATAAGCTATGAAATTTTAAATCAAAATAATCAAAAAGATATAGTTTTTTTACACGGCTGGGGTGCTAATAAAGAAATAATGAAAAAAGCATTTGGTTCTAAATTTAGCGAATTTAGACATATTTATGTAGATTTGCCTGGATTTGGCAAAAGCTCTATACATTCAGCGATAAATACTAAAGATTATGCAAAAATTATATCTAGATTTTTAAAAGAGATAAACTCAACTAAAGATATAGTTGTAGGACATTCTTTTGGT contains:
- a CDS encoding type II toxin-antitoxin system Phd/YefM family antitoxin: MPSFNKDEIYTATEVVRNFASVMKKVDTGELGRVIIVKNSKFQAVLLSMKEYERLQNAVTLLEQIYSNRKRDEIGS